Below is a window of Syntrophomonas wolfei subsp. wolfei str. Goettingen G311 DNA.
CGGTCAGCTATTCCGGGAATACTGAAGAGACCTTGAGTGCTTACCGGCAAGCGCGGGAACGGGGGGCAGCCATAGTCTGCTTTAGCAGCGGGGGAGAACTGGAGAAGATGGCCCGGCTGGATGGCAAGCCAGTGGTAAAAGTACCGACCGGTTTGGTACCACGGGCAGCTACCGGCTACCTCTTTGCTCCATTGGTCTTGTTGCTGGAAAAACTGGGGATAGTAGCCGGTGCAAGGGACGAATTGGGGGAATGTGTCCTGGTTTTACGGGATATCCGCGATTCGCTTCATCCGGAAATAGAGATAGAAAAAAACCCGGCCAAAAAAATAGCCCGGGAGCTCAAGGATAGTATCCCAATAATCTGGGGCAGCAGCGGAATTTCCGAGGTGGCGGCCCTGCGCTGGAAAGCTCAGATTAACGAGAATGCCAAGAGTCCGGCTTATTACCATGTTTTTCCGGAGCTCAACCACAACGAGATTGTCGGATTTGAAGTTCCTGCCGAACTTGTATCGCGGCTCTTTGTGGTTATATTAAAAGACCGTTTTGACCATGAGCGGGTAAAACGACGCATGGCAATAAGTCGGGATATAATCAAGCAGCGGGTTAAGGGTTTTGTTGAGGTAGAAAGCCGGGGTGAATCATTCCTGGCCCGGCTCTATTCGCTCTGTTATACCGGAGACTATGCCAGTTTTTATTTGGCTTTGGAAAACGGGATAAACCCGACTCCGGTGGCATTAATCGATTATTTGAAGGCGGAATTGGCTAAATGATGAAGCTATTGGGAAAAGCGCGCTTTTGATAAATAGTGATAAACAGGGGTTGTCCCCTTGATATATTGGATTCAAGGAGTTTTATGATGGAGTTCTATGGTGATTATCATACCCATTCCCGGCATAGCGATGGGCGGCAAAGTGAGGTAGATATTGTTGCGGCAGCGAGAAAGAGAGGTCTCAAAGAGGTAGCGATTACTGACCACGGTCCCCTGGCAGCTGTTATTGGGGTGGATAATGCCCGTGAATACTTGAAGATAAGAGAGAGGATAGACGAAGATTGCTGGGATGAGGAGGGACCACGGGTTCTGCTCGGCGCCGAGGCTAATATTCGGGATTTGCAGGGAACTTTGGATATTCCTCCGAGCGTAATTGAGGATTTAGACCTCCTCATTGCCGGTATGCATCCCTATACTCTGCCAACCACAGTCAAGGATGGTTGGGATTTATTTGCCCGCAATTCGCTGCGCCATCTGGGGGCAGCGCAGCGGAAAAAGGCTATCAATGCCAATACCAAGGCATGTAAAGAGGCCATTTACCAAAACCCGGATTTAGACATTTTGGCTCATCCCGGTCTTTTTTTTACGGTGGATGTCCAGGAAATAGCCGAGGCTTGTGCCCAGAAAGAGGTCTTGTTTGAAATAAATTGTGCTCATGAGCATCCCGATATTTCTGATATAATGGAGGCAGAACGGGTGGGGGTTTGCTTTATAGTAAACAGCGATTCCCATTTTGAAGAAACGGTGGGGGAGCTGGATTATGGTGCCCAGGTACTTGAACATCTGAAGATTGACCCGGAGAGAGTGGCAAACCTGGAAGCAGGGGGAGGTTATACACAATGGGGGAAAAAAATGAAGAACTACAGATACTCATAATTACCGGTTTATCTGGAGCTGGAAAAACCCAGGCCATAAATTGCCTGGAAGACATTGGCTATTACTGTGTAGATAATCTTCCTCCGGCGTTAATGTTTAAGTTTATCGAATTGAGCATGCAATCCGAAGGCATAAAAAAGGTGGCCCTGGTTATCGATGTTCGGGGAGGGGATTTCTTCCCGGATTTGTCTCTGGTACTTGAGGAACTGGAAGATAGCCAAATTAACTACCAGATTATTTTCCTGGAAGCTTCGGATGAGGTTCTGGTTAGACGTTTCAAAGAGTCCCGCCGCCGCCATCCCCTGGGCAGTTCCTCCCGGCTGCTGGAGGCCATTCAAGAGGAAAGAAGAATGCTGCAGGAACTGAGAGGAAAAGCGCACTTCTTGATTGACACCTCCAATCTCAGCCCGCGGGAACTTAAGGAGAAATTGGATCTTCGCTATAGTGAGGATGAAACGCTTCGTTTTTCTGCCAGCATAGTTTCTTTTGGTTATAAGCTGGGCCTGCCTATGGATTCCGACCTGGTAATCGATGTCCGTTTTTTACCCAATCCCTTTTATGACCCGCTTATGCGAACCATGACGGGAAAAGATCCCATGGTAATAGATTATGTACTGGAATCATCGGTTACCAAATCCTTTACGCGGCGTTTTTTAAACCTCTTAAAATACCTGATTCCGTATTATATTAAAGAGGGCAAAACCAACTTGGCCATTGCTATTGGCTGTACGGGTGGACAGCACCGCTCGGTGGTTTTGGCGGATTATACCGGAAAACAGCTGGAGAAGATGGGATATAATGTAATCGTCAGGCATAGAGATATTGCAAAACACAAAACGGAGGAATAAATGACAGTAGTTGATAAGGAAGCAAAAGTGGTGGTTATAGGTGGAGGGACAGGACTCTCTGTTCTGTTAAAAGGATTAAAAAACTACACTTCCCACCTGACGGCTGTGGTAACGGTTAGCGATGATGGAGGAAGTTCAGGACGCCTGCGAGCAGAGATGGGAGTCCTGCCACCGGGAGATATTCGTAATTGCCTGGTAGCCCTGGCGGAGACGGAGACCTTGATGGACAAGGTGTTTCAGCATCGTTTTGACCATGAGGGAAGCTTAAAAGGCCATAATCTTGGTAATTTGCTGCTGGTTGCCATGACTGAAATAGCGGGAGATTTTGTCTCCGCTATACAGGAAGTGAGCAAGGTACTGAAGGTCCGTGGCCGAGTATTGCCAGCCACCCTGGAACATGTGGCCCTGGGAGCTCGTATGAAAGACGGGATGTTGATATATGGTGAGACATCCATTAGGAACTATGGGGGAGAAATCGAGAGTCTGTTTCTGGTACCGGAAAAATGCTTGCCGGTGCCGGATGCTCTGGAAGCCATTATGGAGGCTGACATAATAGTTTTAGGTCCCGGCAGCCTGTATAGCAGTATTATCCCTAATCTCCTGGTAGAAGGGATAGGCTCTGCCCTGGCAAGCTCCAAAGCCCGGAAGGTCTATGTCAGTAATATCATGACCGAACACGGGGAGACCGATAGTTTTACTGCTGTCGATCATCTGCGGGTGATAATGAGACACCTGCCACAGTCCGTTGTTGAATACATAATCGTCAACAATGGGGTTATTGATGAAGGGATATTAAAAAGATATCGTGGGGAGCAAGCGGTTCCGGTGCTTTCTAATCGTCCGGAAATTGAAGCTATGGGTATCAAGCTTATTGAAGCGGACTTGGTTTCTGATTCTGATCTGGCCTGGCATGACTCAGAGAAATTGGCTCGGGTTATTATGAACCTATGATGCGGTAAAGCTTATATATTTATACAATTATTATGCAACAAAAGGAGTTTTACAGTGGAGTCGTAATCGGGAAAAAGGAGCAGATATGAGTTTTTCCAGTGATGTTAGAAATGAACTGGCCCGGATTATTCCGGAGAAGGAATGTTGCCGCAAGGCAGAGCTGGCAGCATTGCTGGCCATCAGCGGAGATCTTGTTGTAGGCGAAGATGGCCGGCGCATTCTAAAAGTGCAAGCAGACAACGCAGCAACCGCCAGGAAAATCATTACTCTGCTAAAAGAGAATTATCAAATACCATCAACGTTTAAGGCATTAGAACAAAAGAGATTTAAAAGAAAACGAATATATGAAGTTAATGTTCTCCTGGACGGAGAAGATGAGGCTTTGAATAAAGAGCTGGAAGAGATTCTCCTGCTCCGGGAAAAGGAAACAACTCCAGTGCTTAACCGCTCGCTGCTTGGGCGGACATGCTGCAAGCGGGCTTATTTGCGGGGGATATTCTTAAGCCGCGGTTCCATTAATCGTCCCGAAGGAGAATACCATTTGGAATTGGTCTTGAATGATAGCCGAATGGCTTTGGCTGTGCAGAAAATGCTGGATAAATTTGCCCTGGAACCTGGGCTGGTGGAGAGAAAAAACTATTTGGTCGTCTATCTCAAAGAAAGTGAAAAAATCGTAGATTTTTTACGAGTGGTGGAGGCGAGCAGAGCTTTACTTAACTTTGAAAATGTTCGTATTATCAAATCTGTACGCAATAATGTCAACCGTCAGGTCAATTGTGAAACGGCCAATCTTAGTAAGACCATTGATGCCTCACTGCGGCAAATTGAACTTATTAAGAGACTGCTGGAAGAACAAGGTTTAGAAATTCTCCCGGGAAATTTGCGGGATTTGGCGGAAATGAGGATGAGCTATACTGATGCCAGTTTAAAGGAACTGGGGGATTTATTAGATCCGCCCTTGAGCAAGTCAGGAGTGGCCTACCGGATGCGAAAACTGGAGGAATCAGTGAAGGAGATACTACAGGAAGACTAAAACTTCCATTTTCGTTAAGCTATTATTGTGCAAGAAAGGCAGGATATTATCCGCTTGGTGGAGAATATTTTTTATAGTTAAATAGGGTTTTTACAGGGGAGTATTATACTTAATTATAGATAGATATAGAGCTAGAGAGATATAAGGGGAGACAAGATATGAAATTAGTCCAGGATATTTCTATTCAGCAGCAACAAAAGCTACTGATGACGCCTGAATTGCGTCAGGCTATTGCAATATTACAGATGTCCACCCTGGAATTAAACGAGTATATTCAAAGAGAGCTGGAAGAGAACCCTTTTTTAGAGGAGAAAGAGGCTGAGGAAAACGGGGACTACGAAAAGGAGGCTGCTGATAACAGCGAAAGCAAACTGGAAGATTGGCTTGAATACTACAATGACCGGGATATTGGCTTTTTAAGTAGAGAAGCAGAAACAGAGAAGTCCTTTGAAAACTTTTTTGCCCGGCGACCCAGCCTTTATGAACATCTTGAATTCCAGCTGCGTTTGAGCTGCAAGAATCGGGATGAGTTGGCAATAGGGAACTATTTAATTGGCAGTATTGATAGGAATGGCTACCTGGGTATCGATTTAAAGGAACTGGCATCTCATTTGGAGGTGAGCCTGGAACAGGTAGAGGAAGTTCTGGAGATGGTTCATTCTTTTCATCCCCACGGTGTTGGGGCTCGGGACCTGCCGGAATGTCTTCTGCTGCAACTTAAGCATTATGGCAAGGAGAGTTTTCTGGCTCGGATAATTATTGAACAGCACATGGATGACCTGGCCCGGGGCAGGTTAAATAAAATAGCTCAGGCCCTTACGGTTCCAGTTCACCAGGTTCAGGAAATATCGGACTTGATCCGAACCCTGGATCCCCGGCCCGGATTGCAGTATAGCAATACTGATGAAATTAAATATATAATTCCCGATGTATTTGTGGAAAAAGTGGAGGGTGAGTACATAATAATTGTTAACGATTTCCACTTTCCCCGTTTGATGGTCAACCATCTCTATGAAAACATCCTGCGTCAACCTGATTCCTTTCCCCAGGATACTAAAAAATATATGGAGGATAAAATGGGTTCGGCGATATGGCTTATTCGCAGTATAGAACAGAGGCGTATGACTCTGTATAAAGTGGCCCGTTGTATTGTTGATATCCAAAGCGAATTCCTGGACAAAGGTATCGAGTATTTAAAACCGCTTAATCTCCGGCAAGTGGCAACAATAGTTGATGTGCATGAATCAACAGTCAGCCGTGCCACTACCAACAAGTATATTCAAACCCCACAGGGCTTATTTGAATTGAAGTATTTTTTTGGGGCTGGTTTGGAGTCTTGTTATGGTGGAGAGAAGGTTTCCAGCAAGAGTATTAAACGCAAGGTAGAGGAGATTATTGCCGAGGAAGATAGCTTAAAGCCCTTGAGTGATGAAGCCATTGCCAAGCTCCTGAAGAAACGGGGTTATCGTATTTCTCGCCGGACCGTGACCAAATACCGTCAGGAAATGGGTATCCCGGCTACCACTGCACGCAAAAGGTTTTAGTAAGAAAAGTCATCGATCGTCAGGCGTCAGTCGTCGGGAGAAGGAAGACAGAAGGCGGAAATCTGAGGACGTAACGGTCATCAGACGCGAAACACAGAGAAAAAGAGTGCTTCTTGTCCCTTTAATGGGACAGGAAGCACTCTTTTTTCGTTCTAATATTATGACTTCTTCAGTCCTTCAATCATTAGGGGAAGAACTTTATAGAGGTCTCCTTGAATAGCATAGTCGGAGACAGCGAATATGGGAGCGTTTTCATCATTGTTTATGGAACAGATGATGCGGGCATCACGGATACCGGTAATATGCTGAATCTGACCGGAAACACCGATGCCGATATAAAGCTCCGGTTTAACCTGTATTCCCGAAAGACCTATGCAGCATTCTTCCGGCAGCCAATGCATCTCATCGGAAATAGGGCGGGTACAGCCTATTT
It encodes the following:
- a CDS encoding bifunctional phosphoglucose/phosphomannose isomerase encodes the protein MTVEKMRDYLYHLPEQFAESLKMEFDFVEDYRSAYENIVVSGLGGSAIGGDILRTFALQKASIPVVVNRDYNLPAFVGEKTLFYAVSYSGNTEETLSAYRQARERGAAIVCFSSGGELEKMARLDGKPVVKVPTGLVPRAATGYLFAPLVLLLEKLGIVAGARDELGECVLVLRDIRDSLHPEIEIEKNPAKKIARELKDSIPIIWGSSGISEVAALRWKAQINENAKSPAYYHVFPELNHNEIVGFEVPAELVSRLFVVILKDRFDHERVKRRMAISRDIIKQRVKGFVEVESRGESFLARLYSLCYTGDYASFYLALENGINPTPVALIDYLKAELAK
- the rpoN gene encoding RNA polymerase factor sigma-54, with product MKLVQDISIQQQQKLLMTPELRQAIAILQMSTLELNEYIQRELEENPFLEEKEAEENGDYEKEAADNSESKLEDWLEYYNDRDIGFLSREAETEKSFENFFARRPSLYEHLEFQLRLSCKNRDELAIGNYLIGSIDRNGYLGIDLKELASHLEVSLEQVEEVLEMVHSFHPHGVGARDLPECLLLQLKHYGKESFLARIIIEQHMDDLARGRLNKIAQALTVPVHQVQEISDLIRTLDPRPGLQYSNTDEIKYIIPDVFVEKVEGEYIIIVNDFHFPRLMVNHLYENILRQPDSFPQDTKKYMEDKMGSAIWLIRSIEQRRMTLYKVARCIVDIQSEFLDKGIEYLKPLNLRQVATIVDVHESTVSRATTNKYIQTPQGLFELKYFFGAGLESCYGGEKVSSKSIKRKVEEIIAEEDSLKPLSDEAIAKLLKKRGYRISRRTVTKYRQEMGIPATTARKRF
- the whiA gene encoding DNA-binding protein WhiA; this encodes MSFSSDVRNELARIIPEKECCRKAELAALLAISGDLVVGEDGRRILKVQADNAATARKIITLLKENYQIPSTFKALEQKRFKRKRIYEVNVLLDGEDEALNKELEEILLLREKETTPVLNRSLLGRTCCKRAYLRGIFLSRGSINRPEGEYHLELVLNDSRMALAVQKMLDKFALEPGLVERKNYLVVYLKESEKIVDFLRVVEASRALLNFENVRIIKSVRNNVNRQVNCETANLSKTIDASLRQIELIKRLLEEQGLEILPGNLRDLAEMRMSYTDASLKELGDLLDPPLSKSGVAYRMRKLEESVKEILQED
- a CDS encoding PHP domain-containing protein; translated protein: MMEFYGDYHTHSRHSDGRQSEVDIVAAARKRGLKEVAITDHGPLAAVIGVDNAREYLKIRERIDEDCWDEEGPRVLLGAEANIRDLQGTLDIPPSVIEDLDLLIAGMHPYTLPTTVKDGWDLFARNSLRHLGAAQRKKAINANTKACKEAIYQNPDLDILAHPGLFFTVDVQEIAEACAQKEVLFEINCAHEHPDISDIMEAERVGVCFIVNSDSHFEETVGELDYGAQVLEHLKIDPERVANLEAGGGYTQWGKKMKNYRYS
- a CDS encoding gluconeogenesis factor YvcK family protein — translated: MTVVDKEAKVVVIGGGTGLSVLLKGLKNYTSHLTAVVTVSDDGGSSGRLRAEMGVLPPGDIRNCLVALAETETLMDKVFQHRFDHEGSLKGHNLGNLLLVAMTEIAGDFVSAIQEVSKVLKVRGRVLPATLEHVALGARMKDGMLIYGETSIRNYGGEIESLFLVPEKCLPVPDALEAIMEADIIVLGPGSLYSSIIPNLLVEGIGSALASSKARKVYVSNIMTEHGETDSFTAVDHLRVIMRHLPQSVVEYIIVNNGVIDEGILKRYRGEQAVPVLSNRPEIEAMGIKLIEADLVSDSDLAWHDSEKLARVIMNL
- the rapZ gene encoding RNase adapter RapZ; the protein is MGEKNEELQILIITGLSGAGKTQAINCLEDIGYYCVDNLPPALMFKFIELSMQSEGIKKVALVIDVRGGDFFPDLSLVLEELEDSQINYQIIFLEASDEVLVRRFKESRRRHPLGSSSRLLEAIQEERRMLQELRGKAHFLIDTSNLSPRELKEKLDLRYSEDETLRFSASIVSFGYKLGLPMDSDLVIDVRFLPNPFYDPLMRTMTGKDPMVIDYVLESSVTKSFTRRFLNLLKYLIPYYIKEGKTNLAIAIGCTGGQHRSVVLADYTGKQLEKMGYNVIVRHRDIAKHKTEE